The Arthrobacter sp. OAP107 DNA segment ATGTGTGGTGACTTCACGAGGTCCGTACCAAGAAGCAGCGAACCGCCCTCTCCGCCGAGCAGCTCGCGGATCCCGGCGAGAAAGCGTGCCCTGGCCGCCGGCTCAAAATTGCCGATGGTGCCGCCCAGAAACGCCACCATGCGGCGTCCGTTGTGCGGGAGCAGGTGCAGCTGGGTTTCGAAGTCCGCTGCCACTGCATCCAGCTGAAGATCGGCGAACGCGGGAGCCAGCTCGTTGCGTGCATCCAGCAGTGCGCTGTCGCTAACGTCCACAGCGACGTAGCGGCGAAGAGGTCCCGCCTTCCGCAGGGCATCCAGCAATAGCGGGGTCTTCCTGGACGATCCGGACCCGAGTTCGATCAGCGTTTCTGCCGGGCTCGCGGCCGCCATCTCAGCGGCGAAGAGCTCCAGCACCTCACGTTCGGCCCGTGTCGGATAGTATTCCGGCAAGTCCGTAATGCGCTCGAACAACGCGCTGCCGAGTTTGTCATAGAACCACTTGGGCGGCAGCGTCTTGGGTGACGAGCTGAGCCCGGCGAGC contains these protein-coding regions:
- the egtD gene encoding L-histidine N(alpha)-methyltransferase, whose translation is MSLSADRSDIVHHLPPDHLERSLRADVLAGLSSSPKTLPPKWFYDKLGSALFERITDLPEYYPTRAEREVLELFAAEMAAASPAETLIELGSGSSRKTPLLLDALRKAGPLRRYVAVDVSDSALLDARNELAPAFADLQLDAVAADFETQLHLLPHNGRRMVAFLGGTIGNFEPAARARFLAGIRELLGGEGGSLLLGTDLVKSPHILVPAYADAEGVTAEFNRNVLRVLNAQLGADFEVMAFDHVAVWMPQEEWIEMRLRATKPMLVRLPGVGLDVRFDEGEELRTEISAKFRLEGVARELESAGFSLAGQWTDSQNRYAMTLAEAV